TTTCCTTAATCtacatttgtccaagtgactgttaatcTTGTCCAGGATTATAGTTTCTGAAAGCTTTCCCATCACTTGAAGTTAAATTGAATGCTTGCAATTGCTGGGCTTATTCTCTCATCCTTGTTCAAAACAAagagtgtaacatttgcaattctccagttctctaTCGACACCCCTGTATCAAAGGAGGATTTGGAAAATTATAGTCAATGCCTCCCTAATTTCCACCTTTACTTCCATCAGTAACCTAGGAGGCATCCCATATGGATCAGCTGACTTATCAAACAAGTACAGCCTCTTTCTAATACCTCTTTATACATTTTAGCTCAGTTACTCCTCTTTCTAGACTGGCAGTATCTTCTTCCTTTTTCAAAACaggtgcaaagtactcatttagtacctcagctGTATGCTCTATCATGTGTAAGTTTTTTTTTGGTTTCTGATCAGCCCTACCTCTTGTTATTTGCCTCCTATTTGTCTGCGTTTAGAACACTTTTGGATTCCTTCTTGTGTTAGCTGCCAGACTTCTCAGACTCTCCTTGCCTCTCTTATTTCCCTTTTCACTTCCCATCTGAACTTATCTGTATTCAGGCTAAATCTCACTTGTGATCTGTCATATGCCTGCTTTTTCTCCTTCATCTTACTCTCATAATTGCGGGAGCTCTGATTTTGTTTTCCCAACTTTTTCCCCTATCTCCTTTTTCCTTTTCTGAACACCTGGTGTCCAAGAACATTTGGTGCCCAGTCCTGCCCTTTTGGAGCTAGGTCTGTTATCATGGCGGCATCATATCGAAGCTGCAGACTGGGCTCAACGTGAGGAGACTGAGGGCTGGGATGGGAAGGAGAGGAAATGTCTCGAGGGCATCTGAGCCTGAGCACACAAAGGTTCGGTCAGACATCATCTATCTTTTTTTCTTCCTAATTCCTTAAGATTGTGGAGTAAACTGAACAGATACTGCTGCAAAGATGGATCCTGCAACTTCTTCAACAACAGCGAGTCTAACTGCCAAAAATCAGTAGGTTCTCCTTGTTCACTTATCCTCTCCAGCTTGCTTGCTCGCTCTGACTCTGCCTGCTGTAtgtgaaagacttgcatttataaagcgccTTTCACAAACACAGGCTATCCCAAATTCctttacaatcaatgaaataCTCTTTGAAATCTAGTAACTGTTGTAAATGAGACAGCCAATTTAAGCACAATGAaatctcacaaacagcagtgtgacaatgaccagatcatcCATTACAATGATACTGATTGAAGCAAAAGATTGCTTGGGACactgggataactcccctgctctttcaatTGCGCCTGAGGATCTGTTGTGTCCAACTGAGAAGGCAGGccacctgaaagacagcacctccagcattgctgcactccctcagtactgccctggaGTGACAGCCTGGACTATGTGCTCATGTCTGTGAACTGGGAcattgaacccacagccttctgactcaggAGATTAGAGTGAACCTCAGACTTCTCCGTTTTCTAGAGAAGGACAATTGTAACCTGATTTGCTCAGCCGAAACTGACTCCCATCAGATCAGCCACCCAACTTCGAGCTCGTCAATATCTGAAACATGTCTGGCCTTTGAGGAGTTGGTCAGTCTCCAGTCTGGTGGAGCTTTCATTCTTCCCTCCAGCTGCCTGATTGGGTAGAAATCAGTTTTGAGTGCAATTTCTCATTCCTTTCAGCATTTCTTACGTCCTCTGTCATGTGCAGACTATCCCAATTGGAGTGAGGTACTGAGTGATAAAGAAAGACATCTGGAAGGGGAAACTGCCTGAGGAGGTATTGCGAGGTAGTTACGTGTGCATTCCAAATTGGGGGTATTTGTGTTGTGGTGGGGGATATTTGGATTCCTCAGCACTCTTTTGTATAAAATCATCAAACAGGAAAGGAGACCATTGGGCCAATTGTGGATATAGCAGTTCTTTGAAAAAGCTTTCTGATTAGTTCCATGCTCTTCTGTTTCTCAACAGCCTTGCAGACTTTTCCCCtcgagtatttatccaatttccttttcaagttactattgaatctgttagTACGTTTAAGATCACCTTGGCTTTTGTAACATAAGAAAATTAAAGTTTGTCATCTGCTCCAGGTAGTTTTGCTCTTTACCATAAATCTATGTACACTGTGTACAACCATCCTGTcattggaacagtttctccctccacTCCAACAAAACCTATTGGAATTTTGAACACCAGTAAACCTCCCCTGACCTTCTCTATTTCAAACAGAACAaaaccagcttctccaatctctccacataactggagTCCTTCATCCCTGTTTCCATTCTGGTAAATATGGTACCCACAATTGGCCTAATCAACGAATTATAAATGTATGAATTAAGAaacacttgtatttatatggctccttTCACAACAACAATACCTCTCAAAAGTGctaacagccaattaagtacttttgaagtgaagtcactgtAATAATGTAGGGGACGTGGCAGTCAGTTtctataaaagatcccatagacAGCAATGTATCAGTGACCAGATGacctgtttttagtgatgttgattaagggatagatattggccatGAAACCAAAGAGATCCATTTTGCACTGCTTTGAATAGTACTATTGGATATGTTCCAACCACCTCCAGAGGGTGACTGGTCTCCATGTAGCACAACTTTCTTGCCTTTGCACTTTCTGCCTTTTGTGTATAAAGCTCAGGATCTAatactttttttttcaacagcCATATCAAGTTGCCCTGCTAGTTTTATAGATTTGTATATGTAATCGTCAGTTTACATGGAGATATAATCCTTAGTCCAGATGTATATTTCCAGCTTCAGATATGGTACAATGGTGACAGGATGGGCATCCAGGTAGCTTAAGAAAACAGTAAACAAAATTATTTTCTTCACAGTTGAAGGAAGTTTTCATGATCATCTACCACAGTGGACTCAACATGTACTCGTTATACATGGACTGTGTTGGGGGAGTACGGAGAAGTAACATGCGCTTCCACAAAGACCTCAAGAACCTCTTTAAGTTTTACCAGTTTGAAGTAGTGGAGGTACAAATTATCCATTTCCTTTCTGTATAAAATCCCTAAAGGACCACTCGCAACCTATTCATTCCCACTTATATAGAATCCCAATGCCACatctcattaactctgtttagaaTCCCAATTGATCAACCacatcccattcactcccactataTATTTTCCCAAATGGATCAAACTTTTTCTTTCATTCTTACTGTACAAAAACCATTGAGTCCAACCCTTTACAATTAATGAAGTACTCTatatacacaacacacacatacattttcCTGCTCTTCATATTGAAAATGTCATAATTTTCTAGAATGTCCAATACATTTTATAAATCTTGCCTATTTTGTGTTAATCTGTGTTTAGTTTTTATTTTTGGCATGTGTGAATAGTCTCTCAAAATACATCTGTGCTACTGTAAGTCTGCCTGTCTCCTTTCTCACCAGAATACCGATGATTCTGGTAACCTGGCTCCTCCATGTATCAATGGTACTGCTCAGAGGATATGGCTAAATCGTGCAGATGTGAGAAAGGCTCTACACATTCCAGAAAATGTCCAGTCCTGGGAACTCTGCAGGTATGAGACTATGTAGGAAATATTGTGGGTTCAAAACACCGCTTTGATTGCATACCTTCCCATTGCTTAACAAAAATCTACCTTATTAAATACTCTGTTAAACACCTTGATAGATCGCTACTCACCCTTCTAACTTTACAACTGAATCATGAACTCATTTTGATGTATCTTTTTGTTAGGGTcccagaccagaaccccaaggtgtattatgaagccagactagaccccaacaattcttCTATTtcagcataaatgtgaggaaagaatGCTTTACTTCTTGAGTAatttcactgacaaattagggatcttttatcaaaacaagctttattcataacacagtttatacAAAAcactaacaaaatgaagcagcttaactcttaacagttgaacaatctttaaacatgaaaagaaacgctaatttctaacttatcactatttccgTTCCAAATAAGCACCAttcttcttacagacttaaaatgtACTTGAAATATAGTTAGTAATCACAAATATCCTTGTTATAATGAGTATAGACAGCCTTGGAGCTTTCAAAAGCCTGCACAATTCTCTTAACTTCAACCAAATCCCAACTCCTTTCGGCAGAAGCCTGTTTCTTTATTCTACAGATCCAGCACTCCACATAAACCCATCACATGACCCTTTAATTCACTCTAATGTGAAATCCCAAGggaacctaaataaacaaaagtccattaattcaattgaacatAACCACTTGTAAGTTTCAAAATGAGTatttatcctgctttcccagcatctgagctgcattccctccagacatactgactacctgtagaaaaaagctgaattttaaagcaTTCTCCTAAAACATAAAAAACATTCGacgggattttacaatctcgctTGAACGAGGCCAACTGAGATTTTTGATTTGCTTGCCTCACCCGCCCTGATTTCAgggtgggcgaggcagtaaaactcCAGCCACTATATCTATATATCATTTGCACACTTTCATCACATTGTATTTATTCTAATCTGAGCTAAGCCATCTCCTCCTCTGCAGTGAAGTGATTGGTAAAGGCTACCAACGTATCTATAGCACCATGCGTGATTTCTACCTGAAGTTGCTCAGCAAGGGTCTCCGTGTGCTGGTCTACAATGGGGACATTGACATGGCCTGTAACTTTCTGGGTGATAACTGGTTTGTGCAGTCGCTGAATCAGCAGGTATGTAGGATAGCACTCGATACTCAGAATTGAGCTGAGGTGTATCATACTGATTCATAAAGCTCCATGACTGTAAAACTTTTCATATTgtaatattattgtcacatcctgTGCTCAGTTAAGCAACTGATCCAGCCCTGGTTGTGGGGACATTGGAGATGTTTCTAGTTATGGAAGGTGGGATATTAGTGGGAATTTCCCTGTGGCTGATCACTGACCCTGGCTGGAAAGTGTGTGTATGGATGTGGGGTAAGGCTGGGATCAATGATAAAAGTCTGCTGAGGTTTCAGTTatttaattcatttacaggaaatgggcatcactggctaggccagcatttattatccatcccttattgccctcaggaagatggtgatgagctgccttcttgcaccactgtagtccatgtagtgtaggtgcacccacagtgctgttagggagggagttgctggATTTTGACcgggtgacagtgaaggaacggcaatatatttccaagatagGATGGAGTGTGGCTAGGAGGAGAACTTGctttatctgctgcctttgccttctggatggtagtggttgcgggtgctgttgaaggagccttggtgagttgctgcagtgcaccttgtagatggttcacactcCAGTGACTGTGTGGctatggtggagggaatgaatatttaaTGTGATAGATGGGTtcttttgccctggatggtgctgaCATACTCACCAAATGAAGGATGGTAACCTTCGGAAAGGTGTTAGGCCTATGTGATTGAAATTAAACAATGATCAGCACTCTCAGATAAAATGGTGGGAAGAGTGAGGTAAACATTCTAGTTAAAGGGTTAATCTGTTTGCACCTTGCAGATGGGACTGTGCCGTGATCCCAGATACTGAATGCCTGGCCCTCACATGAATCCAGCACTCCCATGTCCTATCTACATGAAAGGCTGTCTCTGTTAGCAGCATTTCTTTAAATCTTGAGCTACCCCTGTCACACAGCTGGGCAGATTCTGGGACACCTGAGATAAGTGTATCTGTGAGCAAGGTACTTGCGAATCGTTAATGTGGAAATATTATCTCCAGCCTGTGTGGAGGCCTTTGAGCTTCAGTAAGACTTGAGTGACAGGTGTGTCATTCGCAATGAATAATTGACTAACTGACCCATTTCACTGCCAGAAAACTTTGGACTACCAACCTTGGATTTACAATAAGCAGATCGCAGGGTTCTACGAGCAGTATGGGAACCTCACCTTCCTGACTGTCAAGGTAACTCCTTTACATTGTTTTTCTTTTTGATCTAATGTACAATGTGAGTAATAGTGAAACCTGCACCTAGCAATAAAAGTGTAACATGGGACAGGACACATTCTGATTACACATCACTGGCTGAAGCAGTTAATCTGAgaaagagacttgcatttatttgtgAAGCATTTTTCTTGGCTTCGGGtgagtcccaggaatttgaagctAAGAATTGATCCAGCAACAACTggcatttgtggaagagagttccaaacttctaccagtCTTTGAGTAGAAATGTATCCTAGTTTCACTCCTCAAAGATCTGACTCTATATTCCGATCACGTCCCTGCTCCTTGATTCCCCAACAAGTGTTTCTTTTGATTAATGCTGAATATCCTGAAGACTTTATTAAATCTTCTAGATTCCAGGGAATGCAGCCCTAGTGTTAAAGCTGGCACTTTGGTGCAAGTGAGAATTCAAGTAGAGATCGTGAAGGGCTGCTGCAATTTATTCTTATTGTCTTACCTCCTGTTGTTCGCAAGTGTTCCCCTTATGTCTTCAAACTCGGAGACTGTAATTTGATATTTAGCTCCGAGTAACTAGCTATCAATCCAATAAATAAGGTTAGACAGACATGGCAGGGGAGGTGGAGCACTGTAACTGCCATATGTGGGAGGTTGTGGCAAGTGTTGCAATCCTGGACAGCCATATCTACAGTCGTTGTCTGCAGGTTGAAGCAACTTCAACTTGGAGTTGATGAAATGGAGCCTGAGCGCCAGACGTTGCAAGGCATAATAGAAGGGGTGAGTTATCTGGATACTTTGTTCCAGGAAGCAATCGCATCCCTTGGTTAACTGCAACTTTTGAGCTGATGAATGGTCAGGGTGTGCCAGCGAGTTGGGTAGATATGGAGAGTCCAGCATGTATTAATGGTGGAGCCTGAGCCCTTGACTATGACCAACAGGTATGAAGTGCTTGCTACCTCCATGGATAAGAACAAGGACTGCAGTGTGATTGGGCAAATTAACCATAGTGCAGGATGCTATGAAAATGGGGGTAAGAAAAGATATGTGGTGATGCTAAGGGGGATAGATACTGTTCTGTGCAGTCATGACTGGAGTTCTGTAGGTTGCACTGCCTGCCCCATGGCAGGGGTTAAGGGCATTCCCTCACAGCTAGAGACAAACTTGTGGGAGGATCCTGTTGTCATGATACCTGTTGGAACCAGTGACAAATACAGAAGTAGGATTGATATGCTGTTGAGAGAGGTTGAAGTCTAAAATGCAGAACCTCAAAAGGTGATCACTTCTGGATTGTTTAAACTGATCCACATGTCAATTGGCATGAGGTCAAGCAGATTAGAAAGTTAAACATGTGACTCGGTGGTGTGGGAAGAATGGGTTTTGCTCGATTGAAGGCTGGCATATTGATTGTAGCTGAGCTGTGGGTGAAACATCGTGATGATTTCATTGATAGAAATTGGAATTCTGGCAGTGCACCTGAAATCCTATTCCCGATGGCAACTCTGTAGACACGAGAGTCACTATCAGCCTTTCCCTTCTGGGCAGAAGGTATATCCCCATGCTTGTTCATCAACAGCAGCCCCTCCATAGGAAGGGGGGTCTTACTGAGGATGacaatgtcaatttggagtctcaATAGCTTGGTGATACAATTGCAGTTCTTCTTTCCTGACAGTCAGTCTTGAGATTGTTTTAACTTTCCATGTTGCAAAATGTGAAGTTTTATATTTTTGACCACAAAGGTGGTGACTCCGCAGGGTGTGGTTCTCCAGCCAGGAGAAGATGGGACAGCCTATTCTTTGGGCACCTTTTTCTAGTCCCTTTCCCATTTGGGGTGAACAGATGGTATCCCAAAGAGGACAGCTCAGTTGCAGATGTCCCAATACAGGTGCCCACTGACACTTCATGCATCTTTCGCCTGTGAGCAGATTCTTGACTGGGGAGTCCCAGGTTcacagacctgtccccatcatCAATTCTCAATTGCTACGGGACTTGGAAAATGGGACCCTGATAGAAGTGTGCGGATAACTTTGTTTAACTTGGGGCGCCGTTATTGTCTACATGATTTTGGTGGGTGATGTGATCAGATTTTGATGATGGGTTAAGCCACGATGACTGGGACAAACCTCTGCCTTcacccccagtctctctcaggcCTTAatgaccctccccttcccctccagtcTCACACTGACCCCAATGACTCTCCCCCTggctcacactgaccctcatgcTGCTTCACCCTCCAgtctattttatttcattctgggCCTTCACTGCCCGGGCTGCCATTTATTGTCCCTCTCTAGaaggaatttgcatattcttcccgtgtctgtgtgggtttcctctgggtgctccggtttcctcccacagtccaaagatgtgcgagttaggtgcattggccatgctaaattgccccttagtgtcccgagatgcgtaggttagagggattaacggggtaaatatgtggggttacagggataggacctaggtgggattgttatcggtgcagacttgatgggccgaatggcctccttctgcactgtagggattttattgtATAAGGAGCCAAGCAACCAACCTCTCTGGACACTGGTTATTATGGGCTGTTGAAAAGGGAAATTTAATTACTGTGTGGAGTTACCAGGGTGGTGGTGATGTCCACTAATcttaactcctctctctctcttcctcagggAGCGGGACACATGGTACCACAGTGGGCACCAGCACAAGCCTTGAAGATGTTTGAATCCTTCCTCTCCGGCTCTACATACTGATTGGGCCAGTGGCTTGTCCTTCCAGCACGTTGCTTTGCTATCTTATTGCCTTATTCTCATCTAATttttttatctctctctccctctcacacaaaaTGGGATTTTTATCATAGCACAGGGACCAAAGCAAACCTCAACAAGCTGAGCCAAGTGAAACCAAACCAACTCTTGTCGAGTAAGAGAGACTGATTTTGGACAGCAACATTTCTCCGTGTTGACGGTATTTGTTCTGATCCATTAAATTGAAATGGAAAGAAAAACTGAGAAGTGCTCAATATGGGCACCTTGACATTTCATAGTCCTATTAAATTGATCTCGGTCAGTGACCCTGGGACTCTCTTTAATGCTCAGAAAGCCCATGTTTCAAGAGTGAATCCTTCACCGTGGTTATCCTCTTCTTTCATTTTTTCCCTTGCGGACACTCACCATCACTGGGTAACCACTGAGCAGCTCGCCCACAGCCAGAAACAAAATGGTGAACCCACCATAATGACCACAAAAAAAAAAAGTGACCTCCAGAGTGAGATTTGGAACCTCCCACCTTACATTTTCATATTTGGGTTGTTGTGTTGGTCTGGGTAATAGTTTTGCCACTAGAGGCAATCCTATCGATGAACTGGGTTATCGTGGAAACCGTTGGACAGGGAGGTCTCCTTTGCACAGTCTGGAACAGGGCCCCTGTGCGCATAGGGAGTCCCCCACCTTGGGCTTTTGCGCACACAGTGAGTCACCCCCTTGGAGCCTAGCCTGGGGCTGCTGCGCTTATGGGGACCAAATTCCCCCTGCTTAATTTGTTGCTGTTGCTATTTTGAGTTAAACGTCCCATTTTGGAATGTGTCTTTTTGTAATCATCTTAGGATTTCTAATCATTGGAATGTCCAAAACAATCAGTTCCCTGAGGgagctttttaattttttttcagattGTTTAATGTGATTTTTAACAAGGGTCAGAAACACTGAGTAAGTTCAATGACTTCTCCTCCTGAAAGGGACTGAATCCTTCAGTTGCCTTTAGGTGGGCTTCTTCAGAACACTCACACTTGAGTCATGACGTATGTGAGGTTCAAGAGCGAAAGGTACCTTTTGGACCCCTGGTTCCCCAAGCTCTTGGTCGCTGAATCTATTATagactgttgtaggtaaaaaacctctgacactattagtagatcaaaatgcaggtttattttcacaattgtgggagaagtgaggttcctaacagtggacccccagccttctcatcgaacacaagtaagaacagagtttatatatgtcccgggccccgccctcattacattgcaattctctaagatgtctgtcattgttcatggtgagattcttgttgtattagcagtatcttcctctgcatagtttgttcgatctccaaggccacgattgttcgtcatttatatccttgaaacaacatcacaggttttgcacaaacaagttaactaatatacatacaagtttgtataatactttatatcaggataagatgaataacgtatgatgaatatatatatataaatctatggttatacaaagacagaaggcacacatgtcaactccatcgtgttaaacaaaggtacatgaaaatggagactgtttagcttatttcaagctgggttaatcgcatttctgaataacagtggagacagcaaaaaatagctgttcctcttatctgtaagaagtttaacaacaccaggttaaagtccaacaggtttatttggtagcaaaagccacacaagctttcgaggctctgagccccttcttcaggtgagtgggaattctgttcacaaacagaacttataagacacagactcaatttacatgaataatacaGACATGAAAAgcaccgaactctgacgaaaacatgaactctgcagtgttctcaacaaaatcacagagttcgggtcttaatgctggagtgtgacaaagttcattaacccattcccgacttaaGACTCCTTGACAGAGACTGATTATTATACCATGGGACCTACAGGATAGTCAAATGCGCACCGGATGCAAATTAGTCTTTAATCCAACCATCTCTCCATTTAATCTGTCAATCACACGTTAACAAGCAGGTCACCATTTCAGGAGGAAAAGTTGAAGGATTGACTGTGTTGGGAATGGAGTTGGTTATTTTTAGAGGGTTATGGAAGCCCCCAGCTGCAATTTGCTGCTTCTATGATACaagttcttctctgctgctgaatAAAACAACTGTGTTCGATTTTCTGTGAAAGGCTGTGGTCCTCCCTCGGACCTCCATCTGAGGGGGTGAGATGTCTGAGCAGATGTCTTGAGTCTTCTATCCACTTCCCCTCCCACTTCTGTGGGCAACCATTGAGACTGGGGAGACAGTGGAGGCAGTTCCCTGGATCAACTCTTGGGGCCCCTCACACTCGGGCTGATGATGATCAAACACTGGAAGATGG
The nucleotide sequence above comes from Mustelus asterias chromosome 4, sMusAst1.hap1.1, whole genome shotgun sequence. Encoded proteins:
- the LOC144492763 gene encoding lysosomal protective protein-like, giving the protein MWWCLLFLCGARGYFISDEVVSLPGLAIKLNFRQWSGYLQASSGKHLHYWFVTSQLNPLKDPVILWLNGGPGCSSLDGFLSENGPLHVNDDGSTLYINKYSWNKVANVLYLESPAGVGFSYSDDQNYATNDDEVAENNYLALQDFFSKFPNFTNNDFYVTGESYGGIYVPTLSMKIANGPAKINLKGFAVGNGLSSTYFNDQSIVYFAYYHGLFGDTLWSKLNRYCCKDGSCNFFNNSESNCQKSLKEVFMIIYHSGLNMYSLYMDCVGGVRRSNMRFHKDLKNLFKFYQFEVVENTDDSGNLAPPCINGTAQRIWLNRADVRKALHIPENVQSWELCSEVIGKGYQRIYSTMRDFYLKLLSKGLRVLVYNGDIDMACNFLGDNWFVQSLNQQKTLDYQPWIYNKQIAGFYEQYGNLTFLTVKGAGHMVPQWAPAQALKMFESFLSGSTY